The following proteins come from a genomic window of Hallerella porci:
- a CDS encoding ArsR/SmtB family transcription factor gives MQEKSSTLEPLSPNLELFNAISDETRLKMLMILSHSEFTVNELKEILDIHQSNASRHLSKLSNCKLLKDRREGIKAFYGLSDDLYLSHKLYDMISKAWENLPDRALVESRVEDLLLERRNTYSPKFHKLSEAGGSLKAQISLFSHLMVPFEHAIDIGCGEGGDLSFMLANRCKRVTAIDISETTVNGVKKIAREKGVENLTALCADMRKIPLPANSADLVLMSQVLHHASSPQEALAEAIRLLSPGGTLALLDLAEHQEEELRESHGHLWLGFSEERIRFLLQNLPCEIVSSEIIQSEISAEKKLPAICILVKKK, from the coding sequence ATGCAAGAAAAAAGCTCCACATTGGAACCGCTCTCCCCGAATCTTGAACTTTTCAATGCGATTTCCGACGAAACGCGTTTGAAAATGTTGATGATTCTTTCGCATTCGGAATTTACCGTCAACGAACTCAAAGAAATTCTCGACATTCATCAATCGAATGCGAGCAGACATTTGTCCAAACTTTCTAACTGCAAACTTTTAAAAGACCGCCGCGAAGGAATCAAAGCATTTTACGGTCTTTCGGACGATCTTTATTTGAGCCATAAACTCTACGATATGATTTCAAAAGCGTGGGAAAATCTCCCCGACCGCGCGCTCGTCGAAAGCCGAGTCGAAGATCTTTTATTGGAACGCCGCAACACTTATTCCCCCAAATTCCACAAACTTTCCGAAGCCGGCGGCAGTTTAAAAGCGCAGATTTCTTTGTTTTCACATTTAATGGTTCCCTTTGAACACGCTATCGATATCGGCTGCGGTGAAGGCGGCGATTTGAGTTTTATGCTTGCGAACCGTTGCAAACGCGTCACCGCTATCGATATCAGCGAAACCACGGTGAATGGGGTGAAGAAAATTGCCCGCGAAAAAGGCGTGGAAAATTTGACAGCTCTCTGCGCAGACATGCGAAAAATTCCTTTGCCCGCGAATTCTGCGGATTTGGTTTTAATGAGTCAAGTTTTACATCACGCATCAAGCCCGCAAGAAGCTCTCGCCGAAGCGATTCGGTTGCTTTCTCCCGGGGGAACTCTCGCCCTGTTGGATCTCGCCGAACACCAAGAAGAAGAACTCCGCGAATCTCACGGACACTTGTGGCTCGGATTTAGCGAAGAACGCATTCGATTCTTGTTACAAAATCTCCCGTGCGAAATCGTTTCGTCCGAAATTATCCAAAGTGAAATTTCTGCCGAGAAGAAACTCCCCGCTATTTGCATCTTGGTGAAAAAAAAGTAA
- a CDS encoding phosphatase PAP2 family protein, with product MAKVRFTIFVALIALGGIFPRIASAEMTSHLSSSSQPPYSLKLKTDLSLLALGIGTSIWGSVRYHDMEPRSELPAKSELLLWDRPFAGNHNRNADKVSDWMRLAILLPFAWEGYNWATDKSDGEEVATFLVTAVEIGLLQNGLNLLVRSFRLWPRPELYADADKDRGEAWGSFYSGHASAAFSLAVFSGMWFEEKNPESPWVPVVWSVSLSSATLVGVLRIWAGKHYPTDVVAGAFVGSLTSFAVLKLHETERVSLTALPGYIGFSVRF from the coding sequence ATGGCGAAGGTCCGTTTTACAATTTTCGTCGCCCTAATCGCACTTGGGGGAATTTTTCCGCGGATCGCTTCGGCGGAAATGACTTCGCATTTGTCTTCATCTTCTCAGCCTCCTTATTCGCTAAAACTGAAAACGGATTTGTCTTTGCTCGCTCTCGGAATTGGCACATCGATTTGGGGAAGTGTGCGTTATCACGATATGGAACCCCGCAGTGAATTGCCCGCAAAAAGTGAGCTTCTTCTGTGGGATAGACCATTTGCCGGAAATCATAATCGCAATGCAGATAAAGTAAGCGATTGGATGCGTCTCGCCATTTTACTTCCGTTTGCGTGGGAAGGTTACAACTGGGCAACGGACAAAAGCGATGGTGAAGAAGTTGCGACATTTCTTGTCACTGCAGTCGAAATTGGACTTTTGCAAAATGGATTGAATTTACTCGTGCGCAGTTTTCGATTGTGGCCGCGTCCCGAATTGTATGCGGATGCGGATAAAGACCGCGGCGAAGCTTGGGGCTCTTTTTATTCGGGACATGCAAGCGCAGCGTTTTCGCTCGCCGTTTTTAGCGGCATGTGGTTTGAAGAAAAAAATCCAGAATCGCCTTGGGTGCCTGTGGTTTGGAGCGTTTCGCTTTCGTCGGCAACATTGGTCGGCGTACTTCGCATTTGGGCGGGGAAACATTATCCGACGGATGTTGTCGCGGGCGCTTTCGTCGGATCGTTAACGAGTTTTGCGGTATTAAAATTGCATGAAACAGAACGGGTTTCGCTCACAGCGCTTCCGGGTTACATCGGATTTTCTGTGCGCTTTTGA